Proteins from a single region of Pseudomonas fulva:
- the lptC gene encoding LPS export ABC transporter periplasmic protein LptC produces the protein MLRKFLTPVLLTFGALLIVAAGYWNINPDSFSSAPQHSGPENPIDFYAINARSVQYLPDGRVQNDMTSERLEHVQSSDTTLLTEPRMNLFRGTELPWKVRSARGEVGPDGNEVELIDQVRVERTDEKGRPTILTTSRLTVFPQKEYAQTQQAVRIDAANGVTTAQGMKAYLNDGRMILQSNVRGQHEVR, from the coding sequence ATGCTGCGCAAATTCCTCACCCCCGTCCTGCTGACCTTCGGCGCATTGCTGATCGTGGCGGCCGGCTACTGGAACATCAATCCGGACAGTTTCTCCAGCGCGCCCCAGCACAGCGGGCCGGAAAACCCCATCGACTTCTATGCGATCAATGCGCGCAGCGTGCAGTACCTGCCCGACGGCCGGGTGCAGAACGACATGACCAGCGAACGACTCGAACACGTGCAGAGCAGCGACACCACCCTGCTCACCGAGCCGCGCATGAACCTGTTCCGCGGCACCGAGTTGCCCTGGAAGGTACGCAGCGCCCGTGGCGAAGTCGGCCCCGATGGCAACGAGGTCGAACTGATCGACCAGGTGCGCGTCGAGCGCACGGACGAAAAGGGCCGCCCCACTATACTCACCACCAGCCGCCTGACCGTATTCCCCCAGAAGGAATATGCGCAGACCCAGCAAGCCGTTAGAATCGACGCGGCCAATGGGGTGACCACGGCACAAGGAATGAAAGCGTACTTGAATGACGGCAGGATGATCCTGCAGTCCAATGTAAGAGGCCAGCATGAGGTTCGTTAA
- the lptA gene encoding lipopolysaccharide transport periplasmic protein LptA, giving the protein MRFVKTLPLLLSLGATLGSVSAWALPSDRDQPIRVQADSAELDDKQGVAVYRGDVVITQGTMKITGDTVTITQNAQGDIDVFTSVGKPAYYEQKPAADKQIVKAYGLTIQYFAANERIVLIDQAKVVQEGNTFEGEKIVYDTRRQIVNAGRATGTNVSSPRPRIDMVIQPQKKAAPAAEQGQ; this is encoded by the coding sequence ATGAGGTTCGTTAAAACCCTCCCCCTACTTCTCAGCCTTGGCGCCACGCTCGGAAGCGTAAGCGCCTGGGCTCTGCCGAGTGACCGCGATCAACCGATCCGCGTGCAGGCCGACAGCGCTGAACTGGACGACAAGCAAGGCGTAGCCGTGTACCGCGGCGACGTCGTCATCACCCAGGGCACCATGAAGATCACCGGCGACACCGTTACCATCACCCAGAACGCACAGGGCGACATCGACGTGTTCACCTCGGTGGGCAAGCCGGCCTACTACGAGCAGAAGCCGGCGGCCGACAAGCAGATCGTCAAGGCGTACGGCCTGACCATCCAGTACTTCGCCGCCAACGAGCGCATCGTACTGATCGACCAGGCCAAGGTCGTGCAGGAAGGCAATACATTCGAAGGCGAGAAGATCGTCTACGACACGCGCCGCCAGATCGTCAACGCCGGCCGCGCCACCGGCACCAACGTGTCGAGCCCGCGCCCGCGTATCGACATGGTGATCCAGCCGCAGAAGAAAGCGGCCCCCGCTGCCGAGCAGGGCCAATAA
- the lptB gene encoding LPS export ABC transporter ATP-binding protein, whose translation MAILKAQHLAKSYKGRQVVRDVSLSIESGQIVGLLGPNGAGKTTCFYMIVGLVQADQGRVLIDDLDVSHQPMHGRARAGIGYLPQEASIFRKLSVADNIMAILETRKDLNREQRLQELESLLQEFHITHIRDNLGMSLSGGERRRVEIARALATSPKFILLDEPFAGVDPISVGDIKQIIHHLKAKGIGVLITDHNVRETLDICETAYIVSDGQLIAEGDSAAILANQVVKEVYLGHEFRL comes from the coding sequence ATGGCGATTCTCAAAGCCCAGCACCTGGCCAAGAGCTACAAAGGCCGCCAGGTCGTGCGCGACGTCAGCCTGAGCATCGAGAGCGGGCAGATCGTCGGCCTGCTCGGCCCAAACGGCGCCGGCAAGACCACCTGCTTCTACATGATCGTGGGCCTGGTGCAGGCCGACCAGGGCCGCGTACTGATCGACGACCTGGACGTCAGCCATCAGCCGATGCACGGCCGTGCCCGTGCCGGGATCGGCTACCTGCCCCAGGAGGCCTCGATCTTCCGCAAGCTCAGCGTTGCCGACAACATCATGGCGATCCTGGAAACCCGCAAGGACCTCAACCGCGAACAGCGGCTGCAGGAGCTCGAGAGCCTGCTGCAGGAATTCCACATCACCCATATCCGCGACAACCTGGGCATGAGCCTGTCCGGTGGTGAACGCCGACGCGTCGAGATCGCACGCGCCCTGGCCACTTCGCCGAAATTCATCCTGCTCGATGAACCCTTCGCCGGCGTGGACCCCATCTCCGTGGGCGACATCAAGCAGATCATCCATCACCTCAAGGCCAAGGGCATCGGCGTGCTGATCACCGATCACAACGTCCGTGAAACCCTGGACATCTGCGAAACCGCCTACATCGTCAGCGATGGCCAGCTGATCGCCGAAGGTGATTCAGCGGCGATCCTGGCCAACCAGGTGGTCAAGGAAGTCTACCTGGGCCACGAATTCCGCCTGTAG
- a CDS encoding RNA polymerase factor sigma-54, which produces MKPSLVLKMGQQLTMTPQLQQAIRLLQLSTLDLQQEIQEALESNPMLERQEEGEDFDNSDPMADGAESAAATAVQEETFQESSFQESPQTVDNLEDGEWGERIPNELPVDTAWEDIYQTSASSLPSNDDDEWDFTTRTSSGESLHSHMLWQLNLAPMSDKDRLIAVTLIDCINDQGYLEETLDEIVESFDPELDVELDEVEAVLRRIQQFEPSGIGARDLRECLLLQLRQLPASTPWLKEAQRLTSEYLDLLGNRDYSQLMRRMKLKEDELRPVIELIQSLNPRPGSQIESSEPEYVVPDVIVRKHNDRWLVELNQEAMPRLRVNAQYAGFVKRADSSADNTFMRNQLQEARWFIKSLQSRNETLMKVATQIVEHQRGFLDYGDEAMKPLVLHDIAEAVGMHESTISRVTTQKYMHTPRGIYELKYFFSSHVSTAEGGECSSTAIRAIIKKLVAAENAKKPLSDSKIAGLLEAQGIQVARRTVAKYRESLGIAPSSERKRLM; this is translated from the coding sequence ATGAAACCATCGCTAGTCCTGAAAATGGGCCAGCAGCTGACGATGACGCCGCAGCTGCAACAAGCCATTCGCCTGCTCCAACTGTCGACCCTGGATCTGCAACAGGAAATCCAGGAGGCGTTGGAATCCAACCCGATGCTGGAGCGCCAGGAAGAAGGCGAAGACTTCGACAACTCCGACCCAATGGCCGACGGCGCCGAAAGCGCGGCGGCGACCGCCGTTCAGGAAGAGACCTTTCAGGAGTCGAGCTTTCAGGAAAGCCCGCAAACCGTCGACAACCTGGAAGACGGCGAATGGGGCGAGCGCATTCCCAATGAGCTGCCCGTGGATACGGCCTGGGAAGACATCTACCAGACCAGTGCCAGCAGCCTGCCCAGCAATGACGATGACGAATGGGACTTCACCACCCGCACGTCCTCGGGCGAAAGCCTGCATAGCCACATGCTCTGGCAACTGAACCTGGCGCCCATGTCCGACAAGGACCGCCTGATCGCCGTAACGCTCATCGACTGCATCAACGACCAGGGCTACCTGGAGGAAACCCTCGACGAGATCGTCGAGTCCTTCGACCCGGAGCTGGATGTCGAGCTGGACGAAGTCGAAGCCGTGCTGCGCCGTATCCAGCAGTTCGAGCCGTCGGGAATCGGCGCTCGCGACCTGCGCGAATGCCTGCTCCTGCAATTGCGCCAACTGCCCGCCTCAACTCCATGGCTCAAGGAAGCACAGCGCCTGACGAGTGAGTACCTGGACCTGCTCGGCAACCGTGACTACAGCCAGCTGATGCGCCGCATGAAGCTCAAGGAGGACGAACTTCGCCCGGTCATCGAACTGATCCAGAGCCTCAACCCGCGCCCTGGCTCGCAGATCGAGTCCAGCGAACCGGAGTACGTGGTGCCGGATGTGATCGTGCGCAAGCACAACGATCGCTGGCTAGTCGAACTCAACCAGGAAGCCATGCCGCGCCTGCGCGTCAACGCCCAGTACGCCGGTTTCGTGAAGCGCGCCGACTCCAGCGCCGACAACACCTTCATGCGCAACCAGCTGCAGGAAGCACGCTGGTTCATCAAGAGCCTGCAGAGCCGCAACGAGACCCTGATGAAGGTCGCCACGCAGATTGTCGAGCACCAGCGCGGTTTCCTGGATTACGGCGACGAGGCCATGAAGCCCCTGGTGCTGCACGACATCGCCGAGGCGGTGGGCATGCACGAGTCGACCATTTCCCGCGTCACCACCCAGAAGTACATGCACACCCCCCGTGGCATTTACGAGCTGAAATACTTCTTCTCCAGCCACGTCAGCACCGCCGAAGGTGGCGAATGTTCGTCGACCGCGATCCGCGCGATCATCAAGAAACTGGTCGCGGCGGAAAATGCGAAAAAGCCATTGAGCGACAGCAAGATCGCTGGTTTACTGGAAGCACAGGGCATTCAAGTGGCGCGCCGCACAGTCGCCAAGTACCGTGAATCGCTCGGTATAGCGCCTTCGAGCGAACGCAAGCGACTGATGTAG
- the hpf gene encoding ribosome hibernation-promoting factor, HPF/YfiA family — MQVNISGHQLDVTDALRSYIEEKLERLERHFDKITNVQVILEVEKLKQKVEATLHIAGGEVVANAEHDDMYAAIDLLTDKLDRQLIKHKEKQLDRQQGAMAR, encoded by the coding sequence ATGCAAGTCAACATCAGTGGACACCAGCTGGATGTGACAGACGCACTACGCAGCTACATCGAAGAGAAGCTCGAGCGCCTCGAGCGGCACTTCGACAAGATCACCAATGTGCAGGTTATCCTGGAGGTCGAGAAGCTCAAGCAGAAAGTCGAAGCCACCCTGCACATCGCAGGAGGCGAAGTGGTGGCCAATGCCGAACACGACGACATGTACGCAGCCATCGATCTACTCACCGACAAACTCGATCGCCAACTTATCAAGCACAAGGAAAAACAGCTCGATCGCCAGCAGGGCGCGATGGCCCGCTGA
- the ptsN gene encoding PTS IIA-like nitrogen regulatory protein PtsN encodes MIRLETILTPGRSLVNVPGGSKKRVLEQIASVIARDLPDLDGQTIYESLIAREKLGSTGFGNGIAIPHCRLPGCNTPISALLKLSTAVDFDAIDGAPVDLLFVLLVPEAATDEHLELLRQIASMFDREDVRERLRQAQDSEALYQTVVNVQNGQ; translated from the coding sequence ATGATCCGACTTGAAACCATCCTGACCCCCGGCCGTTCCCTGGTGAACGTGCCGGGCGGCAGCAAGAAGCGTGTCCTCGAACAGATAGCCAGCGTGATCGCGCGCGACCTGCCCGATCTCGATGGCCAGACCATCTACGAAAGCCTGATCGCCCGTGAGAAGCTCGGTTCGACCGGCTTCGGCAACGGCATCGCCATTCCCCATTGTCGCCTGCCCGGCTGCAACACGCCGATCAGCGCCCTGCTCAAGCTGAGCACCGCGGTCGACTTCGACGCCATCGACGGCGCCCCCGTCGACCTGCTTTTCGTGCTGCTGGTACCCGAAGCGGCCACCGACGAGCACCTCGAGCTGCTGCGCCAGATCGCCAGCATGTTCGACCGCGAGGATGTCCGCGAACGGCTGCGCCAGGCCCAGGACAGCGAAGCCCTGTACCAGACCGTCGTGAACGTCCAGAACGGCCAATAG
- the rapZ gene encoding RNase adapter RapZ: MRLIIVSGRSGSGKSTALDVLEDNGFYCIDNLPAGLLPELAERALPNTELLHPQVAVSIDARNLPSQLRRFSELLDEVRSRNIRCDVLYLDASEETLLKRFSETRRRHPLTNDQRSLAEAMVAEVKLLSPIIDRADLKIDTTHLNLYQLRDTLKLRLLNQPEPGTAYLIESFGFKRGMPVDADLVFDVRCLPNPYWKPELRDFTGLEQPVEEYLAAQADVEEMYQDIHAYLHKWLPRFAASNRSYVTVAIGCTGGHHRSVYLANRLGQALKPLLKNVQIRHRDLS, encoded by the coding sequence ATGCGCCTGATCATCGTCAGCGGTCGTTCCGGTTCGGGCAAGAGCACGGCGCTCGACGTGCTCGAAGACAACGGCTTCTATTGCATCGACAACCTGCCGGCCGGCCTGCTGCCCGAGCTGGCGGAGCGCGCACTGCCCAACACCGAACTGCTGCATCCGCAGGTGGCGGTGTCCATCGATGCGCGCAACCTGCCCAGCCAGCTCAGGCGCTTTTCCGAACTGCTCGACGAAGTGCGCTCACGCAACATTCGTTGCGATGTGCTGTACCTGGATGCCAGTGAAGAAACCCTGCTCAAGCGCTTTTCGGAGACGCGCCGGCGCCATCCACTGACCAACGACCAGCGCTCCCTGGCCGAGGCCATGGTCGCCGAGGTCAAGCTGCTGAGCCCGATCATCGACCGGGCCGACCTGAAGATCGATACCACCCACCTGAATCTGTACCAGCTGCGCGACACCCTCAAGTTGCGCCTGCTCAACCAGCCCGAGCCCGGCACCGCCTACCTGATCGAGTCGTTCGGCTTCAAACGCGGCATGCCGGTGGATGCCGATCTGGTGTTCGACGTGCGCTGCCTGCCCAACCCTTACTGGAAGCCCGAGCTGCGTGATTTCACCGGCCTGGAGCAGCCGGTGGAGGAATACCTGGCGGCGCAGGCGGATGTCGAGGAGATGTATCAGGATATCCATGCCTATCTGCACAAATGGCTGCCGCGCTTCGCGGCCAGCAACCGCTCCTACGTGACCGTGGCCATCGGTTGCACGGGCGGCCATCACCGCTCCGTCTACCTGGCCAATCGCCTGGGCCAGGCCCTCAAGCCGTTGTTGAAGAACGTTCAGATCCGCCACCGCGACCTCAGTTAA
- a CDS encoding HPr family phosphocarrier protein, which yields MPAREITIINKLGLHARAAAKFVGVAGRFPCQVKIGRSAEALVDGKSIMAVMMLAAGKGTNVHLLTEGEREDEALQALVDLINNYFDEGE from the coding sequence ATGCCCGCCCGTGAAATCACCATCATCAACAAGCTCGGCCTGCATGCCCGGGCGGCCGCCAAGTTCGTCGGCGTCGCGGGGCGCTTTCCGTGTCAGGTGAAGATCGGCCGTAGCGCCGAAGCACTGGTGGACGGCAAGAGCATCATGGCGGTGATGATGCTGGCAGCAGGCAAGGGTACCAACGTGCACCTGCTGACCGAGGGGGAGCGCGAGGACGAGGCGCTGCAGGCCCTGGTCGATCTGATCAACAACTACTTCGACGAAGGCGAGTAG
- a CDS encoding superoxide dismutase yields MPYSLPALPYAYDALEPHIDAQTMEIHHSKHHQTYVNNLNAALEGNALGELPVEELLTRLKEVPEDKRGAVINNGGGHANHSLFWTVMSTDGGGEPQGDLKAAIDSQLGGFEAFKEAFTKAALTRFGSGWAWLSVTPQKKLVVESTGNQDSPLMNGNTPILGLDVWEHAYYLRYQNRRPEYIGAFYNVVDWAEVARRYQAATA; encoded by the coding sequence ATGCCGTATAGCCTGCCTGCTCTGCCTTATGCCTACGATGCCCTGGAGCCGCACATCGATGCGCAGACCATGGAGATCCACCACAGCAAGCACCACCAGACCTACGTCAACAACCTCAATGCCGCCCTGGAGGGCAACGCACTGGGCGAGCTGCCGGTCGAGGAGCTGCTGACCCGTCTCAAGGAGGTGCCGGAAGACAAACGCGGCGCCGTGATCAACAACGGTGGCGGTCACGCCAACCACTCGCTGTTCTGGACGGTGATGAGCACAGATGGCGGCGGCGAGCCCCAGGGCGACCTGAAAGCGGCCATCGACAGCCAACTGGGTGGCTTCGAGGCTTTCAAGGAAGCCTTCACCAAGGCGGCACTGACCCGCTTCGGCAGCGGCTGGGCGTGGCTCAGCGTGACGCCGCAGAAGAAGTTGGTGGTTGAGAGCACCGGTAATCAGGACAGCCCGCTGATGAACGGCAATACGCCGATCCTCGGCCTGGACGTCTGGGAGCACGCCTATTACCTGCGTTACCAGAACCGCCGCCCGGAATACATCGGTGCGTTCTACAACGTCGTGGACTGGGCAGAGGTTGCCCGCCGCTATCAAGCCGCAACGGCGTGA
- the fumC gene encoding class II fumarate hydratase FumC — protein sequence MSNHHSDTRIERDSMGELAVPAEALYGAQTQRAVNNFPVSGQAMPEAFIRALVLAKAAAARANVDLEQILPAQGDAIVAACQQLLAEDFMQHFPVDVFQTGSGTSSNMNANEVIATLATRILGEPINPNDHVNCGQSSNDIIPTTIHVSAAIEVSEKLLPALGHLLEVLCNKSLAVQPYVKTGRTHLMDAMPVRMSQVLDGWAQQIQANIQLLSGLLPALQALAQGGTAVGTGINAHPRFAELFCQELNALTGRQFTPGSNFFALIGSQDTAVALSGQLKTVAVSLMKIANDLRWMNSGPLAGLSEIELEALQPGSSIMPGKVNPVIPEATAMVAAQVIGNDAAIAVAGQSGNFELNVMLPVIAHNLLGSIELLANVSRLLADRAIASFKVNEPKLKEALGRNPILVTALNPLIGYQKAAEIAKKAYREGRPIIDVAEEMTELGRAELEQLLNPERLTEGGL from the coding sequence ATGAGTAACCACCACAGCGACACCCGTATCGAACGTGACAGCATGGGTGAGCTGGCTGTACCCGCCGAGGCGCTGTATGGCGCCCAGACCCAGCGTGCGGTCAACAACTTCCCGGTGTCGGGGCAGGCCATGCCCGAGGCGTTCATCCGTGCCCTGGTGCTGGCCAAGGCGGCAGCCGCTCGCGCCAACGTCGACCTGGAGCAGATTCTGCCGGCGCAGGGTGATGCCATCGTCGCGGCGTGCCAGCAATTGCTGGCCGAAGACTTCATGCAGCATTTTCCGGTGGATGTTTTCCAGACCGGTTCCGGCACCAGCTCCAACATGAATGCCAACGAGGTGATCGCCACCCTGGCCACGCGCATTCTGGGGGAGCCGATCAACCCCAACGATCACGTCAATTGCGGGCAAAGCAGCAACGACATCATCCCCACCACCATCCACGTCAGTGCCGCCATCGAGGTCAGCGAGAAGCTGCTGCCGGCGCTGGGGCATCTGCTCGAGGTGCTGTGCAACAAGTCCCTGGCGGTGCAGCCCTACGTGAAAACCGGGCGCACCCACCTGATGGATGCCATGCCGGTGCGCATGAGCCAGGTGCTCGATGGCTGGGCCCAGCAGATCCAGGCCAACATCCAGTTGCTCAGCGGGCTGTTGCCGGCGCTGCAGGCGCTGGCCCAGGGTGGCACCGCGGTGGGCACCGGCATCAATGCCCACCCGCGTTTTGCCGAGCTGTTCTGCCAGGAGCTCAATGCCCTGACCGGCCGGCAGTTCACCCCAGGCAGCAACTTCTTCGCCCTGATCGGCTCCCAGGACACCGCGGTCGCCCTGTCCGGCCAGCTGAAGACCGTCGCCGTCTCGCTGATGAAGATCGCCAACGACCTGCGCTGGATGAATTCCGGGCCCCTGGCCGGGTTGAGCGAGATCGAACTCGAGGCCCTGCAGCCCGGCTCGTCGATCATGCCCGGCAAGGTCAATCCGGTGATTCCCGAAGCCACCGCCATGGTCGCCGCGCAGGTGATCGGCAATGACGCCGCCATCGCCGTGGCCGGGCAGTCCGGCAACTTCGAGCTGAACGTGATGCTGCCGGTGATCGCCCACAACCTTCTCGGCAGCATCGAGTTGCTGGCCAATGTCAGCCGCCTGCTAGCCGATCGCGCCATCGCCAGCTTCAAGGTCAACGAACCCAAGCTCAAGGAAGCGCTGGGGCGCAATCCGATTCTGGTCACCGCGCTCAATCCCCTGATCGGCTACCAGAAGGCCGCGGAAATCGCCAAGAAAGCCTACCGGGAAGGCCGGCCCATCATCGATGTGGCCGAAGAGATGACCGAACTGGGTCGCGCCGAGCTGGAGCAGCTGCTCAACCCCGAGCGCCTTACCGAGGGCGGTCTTTAA
- a CDS encoding FagA protein yields the protein MRFRTSNTPCLDCWHWLGFRIRCALLPDEPRLLELHWAQGRQLVEHGRLCPWRMSLTTLTLLMDTACDRALPWHWRSVCLDHAYRSLYALQHLAVDREQHGSLNRARNRLATLRMQPSLSMSELAEGNPYE from the coding sequence ATGAGATTTCGCACGAGCAATACGCCTTGTCTGGATTGCTGGCACTGGCTGGGATTCAGGATCCGTTGCGCGCTGCTGCCGGACGAGCCGCGGCTGCTGGAACTGCACTGGGCGCAGGGGCGGCAACTGGTCGAACACGGCCGCCTGTGTCCCTGGCGGATGTCGCTGACCACCCTGACCCTGCTCATGGACACCGCCTGCGACAGGGCGCTGCCCTGGCACTGGCGCAGCGTCTGCCTGGATCACGCCTACCGCTCGCTCTACGCCCTGCAACACCTGGCGGTAGACCGCGAGCAGCATGGCAGCCTCAATCGCGCGCGCAATCGGCTCGCTACCCTGCGCATGCAGCCCTCGCTTTCGATGTCCGAACTGGCAGAAGGAAACCCCTATGAGTAA
- the pmbA gene encoding metalloprotease PmbA, protein MSEVEVVGPAALPGLQAQVEEILAEARKQGATACEVAVSVEQGLSTTVRQREVETVEFNRDQGFGITLYVGQRKGSASTSATGEAAIRETVAAALAIAKHASEDDSAGLADAALMARDLPELDLYHAWDITPEQAVERALICEAAAFDADARIRNADGTSLGTHQGCRVYGNSHGFIGGYASTRHSLSCVMIAESEGQMQRDYWYDVNRQGPLLADPVSIGRRAAQRAVSRLGAHPVPTCEVPVLFSAELATGLFGSFLGAISGGALYRKSSFLEGTLGEQLFPSWLNLDERPHIPRAMGSASFDGDGLATYAKPFVEGGRLVSYILSTYSGRKLGMPSTANAGGVHNLFVSHGEEDQQALIKRMGRGLLVTELMGHGLNMVTGDYSRGAGGYWVENGEIQFAVQEVTIAGNMRDMFRQIVAVGSDLELRSNIRTGSVLIEKMTVAGS, encoded by the coding sequence ATGAGTGAAGTGGAAGTAGTCGGACCCGCCGCGTTGCCCGGTTTGCAGGCGCAGGTCGAAGAGATTCTCGCCGAGGCCAGGAAGCAGGGCGCCACTGCCTGCGAGGTCGCCGTGTCGGTGGAGCAGGGGCTGTCCACCACGGTGCGTCAGCGCGAGGTGGAAACCGTCGAGTTCAATCGCGACCAGGGTTTCGGCATCACCCTGTACGTGGGCCAGCGCAAGGGCTCGGCCAGCACCTCGGCCACCGGCGAGGCGGCCATTCGGGAAACCGTGGCGGCCGCCCTGGCGATTGCCAAGCATGCCTCCGAGGACGACAGCGCCGGCCTGGCCGATGCCGCGCTGATGGCCCGCGACCTGCCGGAGCTGGACCTCTATCACGCCTGGGACATCACCCCCGAGCAGGCCGTCGAGCGTGCGCTGATATGCGAGGCAGCGGCCTTCGACGCCGATGCGCGCATCCGCAATGCCGATGGCACCAGCCTGGGCACCCATCAGGGCTGCCGCGTGTACGGCAACAGTCATGGTTTCATCGGCGGTTACGCCAGCACCCGCCACAGCCTCAGCTGCGTGATGATCGCCGAGAGCGAAGGGCAGATGCAGCGCGATTACTGGTATGACGTGAACCGCCAGGGCCCTCTGCTCGCTGACCCTGTCAGCATCGGCCGGCGCGCCGCGCAACGGGCGGTCAGCCGCCTCGGCGCTCACCCGGTGCCGACCTGCGAGGTGCCAGTGTTGTTTTCCGCGGAATTGGCTACCGGCCTGTTCGGCAGTTTCCTCGGCGCCATTTCCGGCGGCGCGCTGTACCGCAAGTCGTCGTTTCTCGAAGGCACCCTGGGCGAGCAGCTGTTCCCGTCCTGGCTGAACCTCGACGAGCGCCCGCACATTCCGCGCGCCATGGGCAGCGCCTCGTTCGATGGCGACGGCCTGGCCACCTATGCCAAACCGTTCGTCGAGGGCGGCCGGCTGGTGTCCTACATCCTGAGCACCTACTCCGGCCGCAAGCTGGGCATGCCCAGTACCGCCAACGCCGGTGGCGTGCACAATCTGTTCGTCAGCCATGGCGAGGAGGATCAGCAGGCGCTGATCAAGCGCATGGGCCGCGGCCTGCTGGTCACCGAGCTGATGGGCCACGGCCTGAACATGGTGACCGGTGACTATTCCCGCGGTGCGGGTGGTTACTGGGTGGAGAATGGCGAGATCCAGTTCGCCGTGCAGGAGGTGACCATCGCCGGCAACATGCGCGACATGTTCCGGCAGATCGTCGCCGTGGGCAGCGATCTGGAGCTGCGCAGCAATATTCGCACGGGCTCGGTGCTGATCGAGAAGATGACCGTCGCCGGTAGCTGA
- the yjgA gene encoding ribosome biogenesis factor YjgA produces MSDYSDDFSGEKSKSQVKRELHALQELGQRLAGLKPELQRKLPLTDALRRALEEAPKHTANSAKKRHVQFIGKLMREQDIDAIVALLDQVDASTRQYNERFHNLERWRDRLIEGNDEVLEKFITEYPDADRQHLRGLIRHAQHEAAQNKAPAASRKIFKYIRELDDAQRGLR; encoded by the coding sequence ATGTCTGATTACTCCGATGACTTCTCCGGCGAGAAGAGCAAATCCCAGGTCAAGCGCGAACTGCACGCACTCCAGGAACTGGGCCAGCGCCTGGCCGGCCTCAAGCCCGAGCTGCAGCGCAAGCTGCCCCTGACCGACGCCCTGCGCCGCGCCCTGGAAGAAGCACCGAAGCACACCGCCAACTCGGCCAAGAAGCGCCATGTCCAGTTCATCGGCAAGCTGATGCGTGAACAGGACATCGACGCCATCGTCGCGCTGCTCGACCAGGTCGACGCCTCCACGCGCCAGTACAACGAACGCTTCCACAACCTCGAGCGCTGGCGTGACCGGCTGATCGAGGGCAACGACGAGGTGCTGGAAAAATTCATCACCGAGTATCCCGATGCCGACCGCCAACACCTGCGCGGCCTGATTCGCCACGCCCAGCACGAAGCCGCCCAGAACAAGGCACCGGCCGCCTCACGCAAGATCTTCAAGTACATCCGCGAGCTCGACGACGCCCAGCGCGGCCTGCGCTAA